The DNA sequence ATTCACGCCTCGGCTGATTGAGTCGGGCTCCAGAGTGAGCCGAGAAGACTGAGCACTGCTTGGGGCCGGGCGCGGTAGTAGCCCAGCCCCGAGCGCAGAGCATTCTGAAGCTCGGTCATCTCGTCGAAGAGGACATTGTGCGTGGCACGCTGGCGCAGAGGGCGCCACAGTCGCTCAATGGGCTGCAGTTGCGGACTGTAGGGTGGCAGCCGGTACAGCGTCAGGTGTGGGTAGCGGCCCAAAGCCCAGTCCACCGGACGTCCGCGGTGCCAAGGCGCGTTGTCGATGACGAGGATGACTTCAGGGTACGCGTCGGCTGGGTAGGTCCGAGCGACGTCGAGCAAGTGGTGGGCAAAGGCCACCTGCATCCGCTTCGTCTTCGACAGCCCATCCTTGCGGCGTTTCTGGGTGCGACTGCCGTACAGTCGGCTCGTTACCTCGCCGGTGGTGACGTTGGCCGAGGCAAACGTGTGCACCACGTCCTTGCAGTCGCGGGTGCCGATAACGGGGCGCTCGCCCTTGAGGCCCAAGGTGGCCGTCAGCGTGGGCACCATGGGAAACCGCGCCTCGTCCTGGCTCAGAAGGACCAGCTCCCCTGCTGCCGCCTGGCGTTTTTTTCGCTCAACTCCTGCTGGGCTTGCTGCTGCCGAGCCGGGTCTGCGCGCAGGAAGCGGTAGGTGGGCCGGTAGAGCCGGACGCCATGGCGGCGGCAGAAGTCGCCCATGGCCGTCTCACGTACGCGAATGCCTGTCTGCTGGTGGAGAAAGTCGGCCAGGGCGACGTGCGTCCAGTTAGCGCGCTTGAGGCCGCAGGCCCGAGGGCCCTGGCGAATCCAATCCAGCAGGGTGGGCGCCAGGTGCTCGGGAATGAGGGGCGTCTTGCCTGGCGCCCACTGAATCTTCAGCCCTTCCAAGCCGCCAGCGCGGTAGCGAGCCAGGAAGCGCTGCACATTGCGCGTCGTGGTCCCCAGGTCCTCGGCAATCTGCTGCTGAGGACGGCTCCGGGCGGTCATCAGCACCGCCTGGCACCT is a window from the Corallococcus caeni genome containing:
- a CDS encoding transposase, which translates into the protein MVPTLTATLGLKGERPVIGTRDCKDVVHTFASANVTTGEVTSRLYGSRTQKRRKDGLSKTKRMQVAFAHHLLDVARTYPADAYPEVILVIDNAPWHRGRPVDWALGRYPHLTLYRLPPYSPQLQPIERLWRPLRQRATHNVLFDEMTELQNALRSGLGYYRARPQAVLSLLGSLWSPTQSAEA
- a CDS encoding helix-turn-helix domain-containing protein is translated as MSRLELSEGQRSELETCFRATEDRRLRDRCQAVLMTARSRPQQQIAEDLGTTTRNVQRFLARYRAGGLEGLKIQWAPGKTPLIPEHLAPTLLDWIRQGPRACGLKRANWTHVALADFLHQQTGIRVRETAMGDFCRRHGVRLYRPTYRFLRADPARQQQAQQELSEKNARRQQGSWSF